The Candidatus Aminicenantes bacterium DNA window GATCCGGAAGCGGCGGTCGCGGGTCGGGCCGGCGCCAGCGGCCTTCTCGAAGGCGTCCAGAATGACCGCGACGGCCCGATCGCCGATGGCGTGGATCGCCACCTGAAGCCCTCCCGCGTCGGCGGCCGCGATGCGGGCGGCCATGACCCCCTCGGGAAACATCTCGCCGTGGAAGAGGCCCTTGTTGCCCGGTTCGTCGCTGTACGGTTCGAAGAATGCCGCCGTGCCCGAACCCAGCGAGCCGTCGGCGAAGCCTTTCAGGCCGGCGAAGCGCAGCCAGTCGTCGCCGAACCCGCTCTGCAAGCCGAGCCGGAGGACTTCGTCGACCCGTGCGATCGGGACATAAAAGTAGATGCGCGTCGTCAGGCGCCCGGCCCGCCGGTATTCCTGGTAGAGGTCGAACCCGGCCTCGCCCGAGACGTCGTGGACCGAGGTGACGCCTTTCTCCGCCGCGTAGCGGAGGGCGGCGTCGAGGGCCCGCCGTCGCTCGGCCTCGGCCGGCGCCGGGACGACTCGAAAAACGAGGTCCATGGCCGCGTCCTTGAGGATGCCGGTCGGTTCGCCGCTCCTGGGATCGCGGACGATCTCTCCCCCGGGCGGCGCCGGTGTCGTCCGGGTGACGCCGGCCATGGCCAAGGCCAGGCTGTTGCAGAGCACCATGTGGCCGTCCAGCCGGTTGACGCAGACGGGATGATTGGGTGTGGCGGCATCGATCCACTCCCGCCGCGGCAGCTCGACCGGCCGGAACAGCTGATGATCCCAATCCCCGTTCAGGATCCATTCCCCTTTGGGCCGGGCCTTGGCCTCGGCCGCGATCCGGGCCGTGAACTCCTCCCGCGAACCGGCGTCCCGGAGCTTGACGGAGAGGAGGGCCAGGCCGCCGTTGAGGAAGTGAACGTGGCTGTCGACGAATCCGGGCAGGACGAAGCCTCCGCCCAGATCCTCGCGCCGGGTTTGCGGTCCGGCCAGGGCCAGGATCTCAGCCTGCGTCCCCACCGCCGCGATCTTCCCGTTCCACACAGCCACGGCCTCGGCTCGGGGCTTCTCCGGGTCCAGAGTGAGGAAGGAACCATTCAGGTAAACCGCGTCCGCCTTCATGACCGCTCCCTTCCGGCAGGCCTCGCCGCCGATCACCAGTCCGATGACCGCCGCCGCGATAAGAATCCGTTGCTTCATGCCGTCTCTCTCCCCGGCCGGACGGCTTGACGCCGCGGCCCGTCCGCCCGCGGTCACTATAGGTTCCGAGGGGAAGGAAGTCAACGGCGTCGGTTGACTGGCGGCCCGTCTTCGGCTAATAACATAGGATATGAATCCATCCACGCTCAGTGTCTCCTCCCCCGGCCGCATGTGCCTCTTCGGCGAACACCAGGACTACTTCGGCTTGGCCATCATCGCCGCCGCCCTCGATCTGCGCATCACCATCGCCGGGACGCGCCGGACGGACGGACGGATCATCATCGACATGCCCGATTTGGGTGAGCGGGAGGAGCTGACGGCGACCGCCGAGATGCCCTACGACAAGAAGCGCGACTACCTGAAAAGCGCCGTCAACATCCACCGCCGGGCCGGCCTGCCCCTCTCGGGCTGGGATTGCCGCATCACCAGCACCATCCCGATCAACGCCGGAACCTCCAGCTCCTCGGCCATGGTTGTAGCCTGGAACAAGTTCTTGCTGGAGGCGGCCGGCGATCCCCGGGCCGCCGACCCGCGAGCTCTGGCCGAGCTGGGCTTCGACACCGAAGTGGCCGAGTTCCGGGAACCGGGCGGCAAGATGGACCATTACGCCTCCGCCTTCGGCGGTGTGGTCTGGATCCGCTTCGACACCCCCATGGGCTTCGACCAGTTGCGCAATCCCCTGGGGACGTTCGTCCTGGCCAATTCCCTTCAGAAGAAGGACACCACCGGGACACTGGGCTTCATCAAGTCTCACGTCCTGGCCGGCGCCGCCCGCGTCGCCGAGCGCATCCCCGGCTTCGATCTCAAGTCCCCTCTCAGCGGCGAAGTCCGGCGGGAGATCGAGCTCCTGCCGGCCGACGAAAGCCGGTTGCTCCTGGGCACGCTGCTGACCCGCGACCTGACCCGGGAAGGCGCCCACTTGTTCCAAGCCCCGGCCTTCGATCACCGCCGCTTCGGCGGCCTGCTGACGGCCCAGCACGCCGTGCTGCGCGACCGTCTCCGCATCTCGACCGACAAGATCGAGGCCCTGATCGCGGCGGCCCTTGACGCCGGGGCCTTTGGTGCTAAAATAAACGGCTCCGGCGGCGGCGGCTGCATGTTCGCCTATGCGCCCGTCAATCCCGACCGCGTCGCCGCGGCCGTGGCCGAGGCCGGAGGCCAGGCCTTCGTCGTCCGAGTGGACGAAGGGGCTCGGCGCGAATCCTGATTCCGGAGCCCCCATGATCGACGCCACGCATATCCGCAAGAACATGATCCTGAAGATGGAGGACGGCCAACTCTGGCGGGTCGTCGAGATGCAGCTGATCACACCCGGCCGCTGGAAGGCCATGGTCCAGACAAAGCTACGGAGCCTGAAGGACAATTCGGTCAAGGACCACCGCTTCCGCTCGGTCGACCGGGTCGAACAGATCCACCTCGACGCCGTCGATATGGAGTTCATGTACCAGAACGGCGACGAATACGTCTTCATGAACCACCAGACCTACGACCAGGTCCAGCTCACCGCCGAGGCCATCGGCGACTCCGTCAAGTATCTGGTCCCCAACGTCGTCTTCAGCATCGAGAGCTTCGACGGCCTGCCCGTCAACGTCATCCCCCCGACGTTCATGGAGATGAAGGTCGCCTCGACCGAGCTGTCGATGAGGGGCGCCACGGCCGCCGCCTCCTACAAGCCGGCCACCATGGAGAACGGGCTGATTGTTCCCGTCCCCCCGTTCGTCAACGACGGCGACGTCATCCGCATCGACACCCGGGAGGACAAATACCTGGAGCGGGTCAAGTAACGTCGGCTCGCCCCGCCGGGCCGGAGCTCAGATCGCCCGTTTGAAAGTCGCGGTGTTCCCGGCCGCATCCCTGACCAGGATCGTGACCAGATTGTCGCTCCCCGCCGCCAGCGGAATCTTCAGCTTGAAGCTTTCGGTCCGGCCGTCGCAGATCCCATCCTCGGGAAAGACGATCCGCCAGTCGTCCGGCCGCAGCAGGTAGCGAACTTCCTTGACGGCCGAAAACTCGTCCTCGACCGCGAAGCTCAGCAACAGGGCCCCGGCTTCTTTCCGCGTCTGCAGGTCCTTGACGACCGGGGCCGCGTTGTCGACCAGGAAGGCGGAGCTCGTCTTCTCGACGGAGCGGGCCGTCTCGGCCGGGTTGGAGGGCAGGTCCGTGGCGACGATTTTCAGGGCATAGATGCCGTCGGCCAATGGAGTCGTGGCGAAGGCATAGAGCGTTTCCGTCCAATGATCCTCGAGCAGGCGCCAGCCGGCCTCGCCGTCGGCCCGAAGCCAGACGGAGTACGACAGCGCATCGGCGTTTTCATCGTCCGCCTCCCAGACCGCGGTCTGGTAGCCGCGCCGCTCGACCTTCTTGGCCATGGCGAACTTGAGGTCGTCGTGTCGGCCCGAGGGGGCGTCGGGCGCCCGCCGCTCCAATCCCCAGATGATCTCGTCCTGATCGATCGGCTTGAGATAGACTTCGCCCGGCGGCAGAAGATCGAGCTTACCGATGGCCGGAGGCATATTGGCTTGGAGGTAGGCCATCGTCAGCCGGGCCAGCGAAGGCGTCCCTCGCGCCGTGCCTGTCTTGAGCAAGGCCCGGAGCTGGAGGTATCGGCCGCGGGGGCTGAGGACGGGCTCGCCATCCGCCTTGGCATAGGGCGGCGACCAGTCCGACCAGGACGGGCCCGGCTCGGCGGTGTTGCCGCTGCGGGACAGGATCTGGACGACCGCCCCCTGGGGCAAGACCGCCTCCCATTGGACGCGGCCCCAGGCCGCCGGCGTCCTGGCGTCCAGCACGGGGCCCAGGTACTCGCCTTCGGAGCGGGGCTCGGGGGAAAGGACGGAGATCTCGGGCGGGTTGTTGGACAGGAGATGGAGCTTCGTCTCCACTGGGATCAGAGCGAAAATTTGTTCGGATTCCTTTTGCAGGACAAGCGACAGCTTCTCGTCCTTGTCGACACCGTAGAGCCGTCCCTTGGGGCCCGTCCCGATGAAGAGCTTCTGCTCGGTCTCGCTCCAATGGAGGGCATAGACCATCTCGTCGGCCGAACTCCAGATCCGCCGGACCAAACCATCGGGGCCGATCTTGAAGACCGCGCCGGGCTCTTTCACAGGTGCCCCGGCGATCGCCGGGCGGGCCGACGGAGCGGTCTCGGGAGCGGCCGCGACCGACGCTGTCGACGCTGTCCCGGCGCTGGCCGAAACGGAGATGACGACATCGGTCTGGACGGGCGGGGCGACGGCCGCCGGCTCCTCCTTGTGCGACCGGGATGTTCCGCCCGCCCCGGCCAGGATGGCGCCCTGGGCGTCGATAGCCAGGGCCCGAACTTCTTCGAACGGAGTCTCGAACAGGACTTGGCCGCGCCCGTTGCGGCCGATTTTATAGACGACGCCCGGTCCGCCGCTGCCCGCGATCAGGTCGCCGCCGCGGTCGCGGCGCAGGCAAAGGATGTGGTTCTCGGCCGACTTGAAAACCATCCGGCCCTGGCCCTCGGGCAAGATCTCATAGATTCCGCCGGCCTCGCCCACGGCGGCCAGGAGGTTCCCGGTGCCCTCGAACTCGAGATCCCAGATGTACTTCTCAGCCGGATTGAAGAACTCCGTTCCCTTACCCTTCTCGGGAATCCGGTAGATCTTGCCCTGCGGCGAAGTGGCTGCGAACAGAACGCCCTTCGGATCGACGGCCAAGGCCGTGACATCCATCTCGGCGGTCTGGAAATAGAGCTCGTTCGGGCCGTTCTTGGCCCGCCGGAAGACACGCCCGCCATGGCCCGTCCCGATGAAGACGGCCCCGTCCGGAGCGGCCAGGTAAGACAGATAGAACTCTTCCGTCGGCCCGGCGATTTTCTCTTCGCGCGGGGCCAGGGTCAGAGACCCTTCGGCCGAAAGCGAGACGCCGTTGGATTTGCCGCGCAGCCAGTCGTCGTAGGTCCGGAGGGTCCATCGCTGGGGAGCGACGGCCCAAGTCCAGGTCGCGGCGGCGACGACTGCCGAAACGAATGTCAACAGGGCTATCGAGTTCTTTCTCATCGTCGTTCTCCTTGCTCCCGAAGGCGGGAGGGCGGCCAGCGGGGTCATTTGCGGATCTGGATCGGCACGACGGCCTGTCCGGCGAAGACGAACGGGACGGGCACCTGATATTCGGTCAGAGTCGAGGTGGAGAGGTCCGTCGGGGCGGAGGCCGCGGATCGCGGCGAAGTGAACATGGACTTCAAGCCGGGCGGCAGGTTGGGCATCTCCTCGCCCCGCAGGAACAGGCCCGGCTTGGAGGTCAGGATCTTGAAATAGATCCGGTTGCTCTTGCGCAGCCCGCCCAGCAGGCGGATGAGCTGGGCCAGGCTTCGCGGCATCAGGCCCCGGGACCGGTACTGGCCCGATTCGATTTGGGCCATGGAGGCCGCGTCGCCGACGATCAGGTGCATTTCCGAGCCGGCCGGGAGCCGAGGCGCCTGGAACGGGATCTCTTCCATCTGCGACTCGCCCCGGTAGCTTCGGTAATAGACGCGGAGCGTGATCATTTCCCCGGGCGATGCCTCGTACTTGTCCAGCCAGATCCGCTCCAGCCGGGCCAGGCGCAGCCCCTCGATCGCCCGGACGTTGATGTCGATGCGGTGGATCCCGACCTCGGCCCATTCGTTATTGGTCAGGAAGTAGGTCACGGCCGTGGCCAAGCCGGACAGATCCGTGACGGCCGCGCCGAGAGTGGCGGAAAACATGTCCTCCAGGTGGACGCTCTGCCCGTCGTTGAGGAAGATGTCGCCCTGCAGCTCGAGGGTCAGATCGCCCAACGACCGCTCCTCCGAGCCCAGCAGCGCGGCCAGGCTCATGTTCAGCAGCAGGGGCGTGAGGAGCTTGTCGGCGACGAGGCCCAGCTTGAACTCTCGGAGCTTGCCGCCGTCCCCGATCAGGTTGACGTTGACCGGGACGAACTTGGGCGGCCGGCTAAGTAGGCCGCGGGCCCCGGCTGTCCGGTCCTGGACGAACGATCCGACCTGCCCTCCCGCGACGGCCAGCTTGGAGGGATTGTCGAGGGTCGGGATGATCGTGATGACTCTGGCCTTGGCCATTCCGTATCCGACGCCGCCGAGGTTGTAGAGAGGATGGCCGAAAGCCAGGACTTTGTCGCCGTCGACATAGGTGACCGTACCGACGGCCGAGACGTCCAGATCGCCGGTCACGAGCTGGAGGGCGACCGCGTCGCCCTCGCGGAGCGTCAAGTCGGCGGCCAAAGGCTTCTCGGCGGACTGGACGCCGCCGCCGAGCATGGGTTGGAAGCCCAGCGGGCCGAGGAGGGTCCGCACCCGGTCGAGCTGCCCCGGGGCGAACCCGCCCAGAAGGAGCGGCACCTTGAGCGGCGACAATCCGCCCGTCGAGCCGGCCGCGGCCGGACCGAGGCGGGAGCCCGGCGCAGACAGCAGATCCTCCAAGCTCAACCGGGAAGCAAGAGCCAACGAAGGCGGGCCCGGCGAGGCGGGCTTGGCGGATTCGGCCGGGATGGCCAGCATCTCTTCGATCGGAGTCAGGCCGGCAATAGGTTCCTTGGAGTAGGGAAAGCCGTAGGCCACCGCGCCGACGAGCTTGCCGTCGATATAGACGGGGCTTCCGCTCATGCCGGCGATGATGCCTCCTCCGGCCAGGGCCTTGTGCCCGGAGAGGCGGGCGATGATGATGC harbors:
- the efp gene encoding elongation factor P; the encoded protein is MIDATHIRKNMILKMEDGQLWRVVEMQLITPGRWKAMVQTKLRSLKDNSVKDHRFRSVDRVEQIHLDAVDMEFMYQNGDEYVFMNHQTYDQVQLTAEAIGDSVKYLVPNVVFSIESFDGLPVNVIPPTFMEMKVASTELSMRGATAAASYKPATMENGLIVPVPPFVNDGDVIRIDTREDKYLERVK
- a CDS encoding amidohydrolase yields the protein MKQRILIAAAVIGLVIGGEACRKGAVMKADAVYLNGSFLTLDPEKPRAEAVAVWNGKIAAVGTQAEILALAGPQTRREDLGGGFVLPGFVDSHVHFLNGGLALLSVKLRDAGSREEFTARIAAEAKARPKGEWILNGDWDHQLFRPVELPRREWIDAATPNHPVCVNRLDGHMVLCNSLALAMAGVTRTTPAPPGGEIVRDPRSGEPTGILKDAAMDLVFRVVPAPAEAERRRALDAALRYAAEKGVTSVHDVSGEAGFDLYQEYRRAGRLTTRIYFYVPIARVDEVLRLGLQSGFGDDWLRFAGLKGFADGSLGSGTAAFFEPYSDEPGNKGLFHGEMFPEGVMAARIAAADAGGLQVAIHAIGDRAVAVILDAFEKAAGAGPTRDRRFRIEHAQHLRPADFARFARLGVIASVQPYHAIDDGRWAEARIGPERARTTYAFRTFLDQGVRLAFGSDWPVAPMDPIQGLYAAVTRAPIDGSRPGGWVPEQKIGLMEAVRAFTQGGAYAEFAESRKGVLAAGRLADMVVLDKDPLAGPPAAIKDIRVRATICGGTVVYRR